The following proteins are encoded in a genomic region of Mycolicibacterium confluentis:
- a CDS encoding HhH-GDP family DNA glycosylase gives MDATRQVRRLIRRAGTTYAAEAGIRLADSPMPLFQVLTFAMLAAKPIGSETAVAAAREVFAAGARTPHSALTTPRAKLISAFGRAGYARYDESSATRIVAISEKLRDDYGGDLRRLAAECHGDVGEAHRRLEQFTGIGHTGAAIFLREVQDTWTWVRPYFDDRALYTARRLGLPGTPAALGALTPRRCAKLAAALIRVSLNDDLFAEVA, from the coding sequence ATGGACGCCACGAGACAAGTCCGGCGGCTGATAAGGCGCGCCGGCACCACGTACGCGGCCGAGGCGGGAATCCGCCTGGCCGATTCGCCCATGCCCCTGTTTCAGGTTCTGACATTCGCGATGCTCGCGGCCAAGCCGATCGGGTCCGAGACCGCGGTGGCGGCGGCCCGGGAAGTGTTCGCCGCGGGCGCCCGCACGCCACACAGTGCGCTCACCACTCCGCGCGCGAAGCTCATCTCAGCGTTCGGTCGGGCGGGGTATGCCCGCTACGACGAGAGTTCGGCCACCCGGATCGTCGCGATCTCGGAGAAACTGCGCGACGACTACGGCGGTGATCTGCGCCGCCTCGCCGCCGAATGTCACGGCGACGTCGGCGAGGCGCATCGGCGTCTGGAGCAGTTCACGGGCATCGGGCACACCGGGGCCGCGATCTTCCTGCGCGAGGTGCAGGACACCTGGACCTGGGTGCGCCCCTACTTCGACGACCGGGCGCTGTACACGGCACGCAGGCTCGGACTGCCCGGCACCCCCGCCGCACTCGGCGCGCTGACACCCCGCAGGTGCGCCAAATTGGCCGCAGCGCTGATCCGGGTGTCGCTCAACGACGACCTGTTCGCAGAGGTCGCCTAG
- a CDS encoding DUF72 domain-containing protein yields MTGGVRVGTSGWSYDHWKDVLYPPGTPVGRRLEHYVHEFDTVELNASFYRWPKDSTFAGWQQRLPHGFTMSVKAHRGLTHFRRLRDPEAWVERFERCWSALGDRREALLAQLHPDLTRDDRLLDEFLTLVPDWIPVAVEFRHPSWDDDAVYRILERHNASYVVMSGAHLPCVLRATSRLVYVRMHGPDRQNLYAGSYSQQDLQWWAQRIDEWRGQGHDVLVYFNNDGEGNAVHNARSLKALLENVAPRRSRVTG; encoded by the coding sequence ATGACGGGCGGGGTGCGGGTGGGCACGTCGGGGTGGTCCTACGACCACTGGAAGGACGTCCTGTACCCGCCCGGCACACCCGTCGGCAGAAGGCTCGAGCACTACGTGCACGAATTCGACACGGTCGAACTCAACGCCAGCTTCTACCGCTGGCCCAAGGACAGCACCTTCGCAGGGTGGCAGCAACGCCTCCCCCACGGTTTCACCATGAGCGTCAAGGCTCATCGCGGCCTGACGCACTTCCGTCGTCTACGTGACCCAGAGGCGTGGGTGGAAAGGTTCGAACGCTGCTGGAGTGCGCTCGGCGACCGGCGCGAAGCGCTGCTCGCGCAGTTGCATCCCGACCTGACCCGCGACGACCGACTTCTCGACGAGTTCCTGACCCTGGTGCCGGACTGGATTCCGGTCGCCGTCGAGTTCCGCCACCCGTCCTGGGACGACGACGCCGTGTACCGGATTCTGGAGCGGCACAACGCCAGTTACGTCGTGATGAGCGGTGCGCACCTGCCATGCGTGCTGCGAGCCACGAGTCGGCTGGTGTACGTGCGTATGCACGGACCCGATCGTCAGAACCTCTACGCCGGTTCGTACTCGCAGCAGGATCTTCAATGGTGGGCGCAGCGGATCGACGAGTGGCGCGGTCAGGGCCACGACGTACTGGTGTACTTCAACAACGACGGTGAGGGCAATGCCGTCCACAACGCCCGCAGCCTCAAGGCTCTGCTGGAGAACGTGGCACCCCGACGATCGAGAGTCACGGGGTGA
- a CDS encoding LLM class flavin-dependent oxidoreductase has protein sequence MPRRGGPLRKLGFLTIGRFDAGNPRPGIEETLDVIERAEALGYDSVWLRCRHLQPGISSPVAIMAAASQRTRRIELGTAVIPLGLENPLRLAEDLATVDILSGGRINPGVSVGTPMLYEHYKHALYPNTHELEDFSKGRVLRLLSALRGDPVSDFAGTLGIEQFTNRVQPHSPGLASRVWYGGGLSSAVWAGEQGINYLTSSVVSTEGTESRDFATIQGQQIDAYRAHHPDVENARVSQGLVVIPTDSATDDQIRRYREYAASRFERTKTPQRPRGMLFAPDYVGPADELADQLYAHAGFQRADEIAFALPFTFAPDDYAQIIGDLAEKLGPRLAWEPASDGSAVS, from the coding sequence ATGCCACGACGCGGAGGGCCGCTGCGCAAGCTGGGTTTCCTGACGATCGGCAGGTTCGACGCCGGCAACCCGCGGCCCGGCATCGAGGAGACCCTCGACGTCATCGAGCGCGCTGAGGCACTCGGCTACGACAGCGTGTGGCTGCGCTGCCGGCATCTTCAACCCGGTATCTCCTCCCCCGTCGCGATCATGGCCGCGGCCAGCCAGCGCACCCGCCGCATCGAACTGGGCACGGCCGTCATCCCACTGGGACTGGAGAACCCGCTGAGGTTGGCCGAGGACCTTGCCACCGTCGACATCCTGTCCGGCGGGCGGATAAATCCGGGTGTCTCGGTGGGCACGCCGATGCTCTACGAGCACTACAAGCACGCGCTGTATCCGAACACCCATGAGTTGGAAGACTTTTCGAAGGGTCGGGTGCTGCGCCTGTTGTCGGCGCTGCGCGGCGACCCGGTCAGCGACTTCGCGGGCACACTAGGCATCGAGCAGTTCACCAACCGAGTTCAGCCCCACTCTCCCGGGTTGGCCTCGCGTGTCTGGTACGGCGGCGGCTTGTCGTCGGCGGTCTGGGCGGGTGAACAGGGCATCAACTACCTGACCAGCTCCGTCGTCAGCACCGAGGGCACCGAGTCTCGGGACTTCGCCACCATCCAGGGCCAGCAGATCGATGCGTACCGCGCTCACCATCCCGACGTCGAGAACGCCCGTGTCTCACAGGGATTGGTGGTGATTCCGACCGACTCCGCCACCGATGACCAGATCAGGCGCTACCGCGAGTACGCGGCGAGCAGGTTCGAGCGCACAAAGACCCCGCAGCGGCCGCGCGGCATGCTTTTCGCCCCCGACTACGTCGGCCCCGCGGACGAACTCGCCGATCAGCTGTACGCCCACGCCGGGTTCCAACGCGCCGACGAGATCGCGTTCGCGTTGCCGTTCACCTTCGCGCCCGACGACTACGCACAGATCATCGGTGACCTCGCCGAGAAGTTAGGACCGCGCCTGGCGTGGGAACCCGCCAGCGATGGAAGTGCTGTTTCCTGA
- a CDS encoding nitroreductase/quinone reductase family protein has product MGANTLKRRVVHTVQRLAVNPIGRNLPVTMIETTGRKSGQARRTAVGGRLIDNQFWLVSEHGEHSDYVKNIKANPAVRVRLHGTWRTGTAHLLPDDDPVARLGGLPTLNSAVVRLMGSDLLTIRIDLD; this is encoded by the coding sequence ATGGGGGCAAACACACTCAAACGCCGCGTCGTACACACCGTGCAGCGGCTCGCCGTGAACCCGATCGGGCGCAATCTGCCGGTCACGATGATTGAGACGACGGGCCGCAAGTCCGGCCAGGCACGGCGAACGGCGGTCGGCGGAAGGCTGATCGACAACCAGTTCTGGCTGGTGTCCGAGCACGGGGAGCACTCCGACTACGTCAAGAACATCAAGGCGAACCCCGCGGTGCGCGTGCGGCTTCACGGGACCTGGCGCACCGGAACCGCGCATCTGCTTCCCGACGACGACCCCGTCGCCCGGTTGGGTGGGCTGCCCACGCTCAACAGCGCGGTCGTGCGGTTGATGGGAAGCGATCTGCTCACCATCCGCATCGACCTCGACTGA
- the lon gene encoding endopeptidase La has translation MPETTSTPIAVPVLFIADPIVLPGMVVPIALDDSAMVAIEAARTSEFGKLLIAPRLDDRYPTHGVIASIVEVGRIAGGSGTAAVVRGERRAHIGAGTTGPGAALWVEVTEITETATTADTKALAAEYKKLLLAMLQRREAWQIIDYVNRLSDPSALADTAGYASYLTDEQKRQLLETVDVDERLRVLIGWTGEHLAEVEVNDKIAEDVRAGMDKQQKEFLLRQQLNAIRKELGEGEPEGSDDYRARIEAADLPDQVREAALREVGKLERSSEQSPEGGWIRTWLDTVLDLPWNVTTEDSTDLEAARAILDADHHGLDDVKDRIVEYLAVRARRAQRGMAVVGGRGSGAVMVLAGPPGVGKTSLGESVARALGRKFVRVALGGVRDEAEIRGHRRTYVGALPGRIVRAIGEAGSMNPVVLLDEIDKVGSDYRGDPSAALLEVLDPAQNHTFRDHYLDLDLDLSDVVFLATANVIENIPSALLDRMELVQIDGYTEDDKVAIARNYLLPRQAERAALTTDEVTVTDAALRKIAADYTREPGVRQFERLLAKALRKVTTKLAAGGGAITIDEPDLVDYLGRPRFTPDSDERTAVPGVATGLAVTGLGGDVLYIEAGSTDGEPSLQLTGQLGDVMKESAQIALSYVRSHARELGVDPAALDRKIHVHVPAGAVPKDGPSAGVTMVTALVSMATGRQVRGDVGMTGEVTLNGRVLPIGGVKQKLLAAQRAGLKTVFIPQRNEPDLDDVPAEVLDALEVRPMTDVAEIVALALEPAAEVAHQAA, from the coding sequence ATGCCTGAAACCACTTCCACACCGATCGCCGTGCCCGTGCTGTTCATCGCAGACCCGATCGTGCTGCCCGGCATGGTGGTGCCGATCGCCCTGGACGACAGCGCCATGGTCGCGATCGAAGCCGCCCGGACCAGCGAATTCGGCAAGTTGCTGATCGCTCCCCGGCTCGACGACCGTTACCCCACCCACGGCGTCATCGCGTCGATCGTCGAGGTCGGCCGGATCGCCGGCGGCAGCGGCACCGCGGCCGTCGTCCGGGGTGAGCGCCGCGCCCACATCGGCGCCGGCACCACCGGGCCGGGTGCCGCGCTGTGGGTCGAAGTGACCGAGATCACCGAGACCGCCACCACAGCCGACACCAAAGCCCTGGCCGCCGAATACAAGAAGCTGCTGCTGGCGATGCTGCAGCGCCGCGAGGCCTGGCAGATCATCGACTACGTCAACCGGCTCAGTGACCCGTCGGCCCTGGCCGACACGGCCGGCTACGCGTCGTACCTGACTGATGAACAGAAGCGGCAACTGCTCGAGACCGTCGACGTCGACGAGCGCCTGCGCGTGCTGATCGGCTGGACCGGCGAGCACCTGGCCGAGGTTGAGGTCAACGACAAGATCGCCGAGGACGTCCGGGCCGGTATGGACAAACAGCAGAAGGAGTTTCTGCTGCGCCAGCAGTTGAACGCCATCCGCAAGGAACTCGGCGAGGGCGAACCCGAGGGATCCGATGACTACCGGGCCCGCATCGAGGCCGCCGACCTGCCCGATCAGGTGCGCGAGGCCGCACTGCGTGAGGTCGGCAAGCTCGAGCGCTCCAGCGAGCAGAGCCCCGAGGGCGGGTGGATCCGCACCTGGCTCGACACCGTCCTCGACCTGCCGTGGAACGTCACCACCGAGGACTCGACCGATCTCGAGGCGGCGCGCGCCATCCTGGACGCCGACCACCACGGACTCGACGACGTCAAGGACCGCATCGTCGAATACCTGGCCGTGCGGGCCCGTCGCGCTCAGCGCGGAATGGCCGTCGTCGGCGGGCGCGGTTCGGGTGCGGTGATGGTGCTGGCCGGGCCGCCCGGCGTCGGCAAGACGTCGCTGGGCGAGTCCGTCGCCCGCGCACTGGGTCGCAAGTTCGTCCGCGTCGCCCTCGGCGGCGTGCGCGACGAGGCCGAGATCCGCGGCCACCGGCGCACCTACGTCGGCGCGCTGCCGGGCCGCATCGTCCGAGCGATCGGCGAGGCCGGATCGATGAATCCCGTTGTGCTGCTGGACGAGATCGACAAGGTGGGTTCGGACTACCGCGGCGATCCCAGTGCGGCCCTGCTCGAGGTGCTCGACCCCGCGCAGAACCACACGTTCCGCGATCACTACCTGGATCTCGATCTCGACCTGTCGGATGTGGTGTTCCTGGCCACAGCCAACGTCATCGAGAACATCCCGTCGGCGCTGCTGGACCGGATGGAACTCGTGCAGATCGACGGCTACACCGAGGACGACAAGGTGGCCATCGCCCGCAACTACCTGCTGCCGAGGCAGGCCGAGCGGGCCGCGCTGACCACCGACGAGGTCACGGTGACCGATGCGGCGCTGCGCAAGATCGCCGCGGACTACACCCGTGAACCCGGTGTGCGGCAGTTCGAACGACTGCTGGCCAAGGCGCTGCGCAAGGTGACCACCAAGCTCGCGGCCGGAGGTGGGGCGATCACGATCGACGAACCCGACCTCGTCGACTACCTGGGCCGTCCCCGGTTCACGCCGGACTCCGACGAGCGCACGGCGGTGCCGGGCGTGGCCACAGGTCTGGCGGTCACGGGCCTGGGCGGTGACGTGCTCTACATCGAAGCCGGTTCGACTGACGGTGAACCGAGTCTGCAGTTGACCGGTCAGTTGGGCGATGTGATGAAGGAGTCGGCGCAGATCGCGCTGTCCTACGTGCGCTCGCACGCCCGCGAACTGGGCGTCGATCCGGCCGCGCTGGACCGCAAGATCCACGTGCACGTGCCCGCGGGTGCAGTCCCGAAGGACGGCCCGTCGGCCGGTGTGACGATGGTGACCGCGCTGGTGTCGATGGCGACCGGGAGGCAGGTCCGCGGCGACGTGGGCATGACCGGTGAGGTCACGCTCAACGGCCGGGTGCTGCCGATCGGCGGGGTCAAGCAGAAGCTGCTGGCCGCGCAGCGGGCCGGGCTGAAGACGGTGTTCATCCCGCAGCGCAATGAGCCCGACCTCGACGATGTGCCCGCCGAGGTGCTCGACGCGCTCGAGGTGCGGCCGATGACCGACGTCGCGGAGATCGTCGCGCTGGCGCTCGAACCCGCGGCCGAGGTGGCCCACCAGGCCGCCTAG